In one window of Anthonomus grandis grandis chromosome 11, icAntGran1.3, whole genome shotgun sequence DNA:
- the LOC126742363 gene encoding A-kinase anchor protein 10, mitochondrial translates to MLKFWKKTGNSQPRIPIVPAAVDDNQKSEIPNNLVAETVPPLALLEDEGLCDTEEFKATREKSRLSKTLDEVLADKCALSYFIQYMEMRNASPYILCYLDIETYKSDLNFKEEALKKRTSSSPLVNNQSEHDSLSVSTDCDSFTADSNSLGDDTLSETKSPEPLSPCDITETSCIKDKIFHTCDRLVEMALVIFKKYIALEAKLNINCPETVRKEVMENICSPEKLCTGKCFDMVQKHLLTLMKSEYFNAFLESDFYCKHQIDVLTSGNVVLDDILHNETALFYFMEFLEQENKRSLLEFWIAANNLQQQLRDQKEFFDPIEAQNDAIVLYDKYFSLQAHCPLGFNDKVRFAIEQNICGENGLVIDCFHVSLKIVEKVLDKHYLKPFLASQLFYKYLSELINTVQASGYSTTTIEHKMYSPSDCSSEKSFCTNTFLALEIPYQKHKETKTDMSIDSRELYDPDTLWRRKKCHRLSLGRVTELGKYVADFEPEPDKKGFKLRDVVKKIVSLDEEEKRREEMAWQVAEMIVKDITSVTLSENPV, encoded by the exons ATgttaaagttttggaaaaaaacag GAAATAGTCAACCCAGGATCCCTATCGTTCCTGCTGCAGTGGATGATAACCAAAAAAGTGAAATACCTAATAACCTAGTAGCCGAGACAGTGCCCCCTTTGGCATTGCTTGAAGATGAAGGCCTCTGTGATACTGAAGAGTTCAAAGCCACACGAGAAAAATCAAGACTCTCTAAAACATTGGACGAAGTACTGGCGGACAAGTGTGCTCTAAGCTATTTTATTCAATACATGGAAATGCGAAATGCATCACCATATATCCTTTGTTACTTGGACATAGAAACGTACAAATCGGACCTGAATTTTAAAGAGGAAGCCCTGAAAAAGCGTACAAGTAGCTCTCCATTAGTTAATAACCAATCAGAACATGACAGTTTATCAGTAAGTACTGACTGTGATTCATTTACCGCAGATTCAAATAGTTTAGGTGATGATACACTTTCTGAAACAAAAAGTCCTGAACCCCTGTCCCCGTGTGATATAACAGAAACTAGCTGTATAAAAGATAAGATTTTCCATACTTGTGATAGGTTAGTTGAGATGGCACtagttatttttaagaaatatattgcTCTGGAGGCAAAACTAAATATCAACTGCCCTGAAACAGTTAGGAAGGAAGTTATGGAGAATATCTGTAGTCCTGAAAAACTGTGTACAGGCAAGTGCTTTGATATGGTGCAAAAACATTTGTTAACTTTAATGAAATCTGAGTATTTCAATGCCTTTCTTGAATCTGACTTTTATTGCAAGCACCAAATAGATGTTCTTACTAGTGGCAATGTGGTGTTAGATGACATTTTGCACAATGAAACTgccctattttatttcatgGAATTCTTAGAGCAAGAGAACAAGAGGAGCCTGTTGGAATTCTGGATTGCAGCAAACAATTTGCAGCAACAACTTAGAGACCAAAAGGAATTTTTTGACCCCATTGAAGCACAAAATGATGCTATTGTTCTGTATGATAAGTACTTCTCTTTACAGGCGCATTGCCCTTTAGGGTTTAATGACAAGGTTAGATTTGCCatagaacaaaatatttgtgGTGAAAATGGTTTAGTTATTGATTGTTTTCATGTATCTCTGAAAATTGTGGAGAAAGTTTTAGACAAACACTATCTGAAGCCTTTTTTAGCTTCCCAACtcttttacaaatatttatcaGAACTGATCAATACTGTACAAGCAAGTGGATATAGTACTACAACAATAGAGCACAAAATGTACTCACCATCAGATTGTAGCAGTGAAAAAAGCTTTTGCACAAACACATTTCTTGCTTTAGAGATTCCTTATCAGAAACATAAAGAAACTAAAACCGATATGAGTATAGATTCTAGAGAACTTTATGACCCAGACACTCTATGGAGGAGAAAAAAGTGCCACAGGCTTTCTTTAGGCCGGGTAACAGAGTTGGGTAAGTATGTAGCTGATTTTGAACCAGAACCTGATAAAAAAGGGTTTAAACTAAGAGATGTTGTGAagaaaattgttagtttagaTGAAGAGGAAAAGAGAAGGGAGGAAATGGCTTGGCAGGTCGCAGAGATGATTGTTAAAGATATCACTAGTGTTACTTTAAGTGAGAATCCAGTGTAA
- the LOC126742240 gene encoding probable rRNA-processing protein EBP2 homolog: MEYSSSDSELSDSDRELQEAFAEGKLKPGLNTVHQAPKQFVNNTQALKQKLEEISLDLPWIERLDFTSDQAPLAPELAAQLLAHEQKRENQLKNNKKLPQLKPSDDPVLNDFKREMAFHRQAQATILDAIPKLKALGLPTKRPEDYFAEMAKTDEHMQKIREHLMQKQQQQQRSERVKQLRQQRKEGKMLQVQTKLQRAQEKKEMLDQVKKYRKGVSKDLDFLDSKKSKALSRKALEKRKMKDRKFGFGGKKKGLKQNTKESASDISEYRRPKPANKGKGNKPGNKNVKNRPGKNRRIKARNKK, translated from the exons atggaaTACTCTAGCAGCGATTCAGAATTAAGTGATAGCGATAGAGAG CTTCAAGAGGCTTTTGCTGAAGGTAAACTCAAACCTGGCTTAAACACAGTACATCAGGCCCCTAAACAGTTTGTAAATAACACA CAAGCACTAAAgcaaaaattagaagaaatatCGCTTGACCTACCATGGATTGAAAGATTGGACTTTACAAGTGACCAAGCCCCTTTAGCTCCAGAACTAGCGGCTCAGCTACTGGCACACGAACAAAAAAGGGAAAACCaacttaaaaacaataaaaaactgcCACAACTCAAACCTAGTGACGATCCCGTATTGAATGACTTTAAAAGGGAAATGGCTTTTCATAGGCAAGCACAGGCCACCATTCTAGATGCTATACCTAAACTGAAAGCTCTGGGTTTACCCACAAAAAG GCCTGAAGACTATTTTGCAGAAATGGCAAAGACAGATGAACACATGCAAAAAATCAGAGAGCATTTAATGCAAAAGCAGCAACAACAACAGAGAAGTGAAAGGGTGAAACAGCTGAGGCAACAGAGAAAAGAAGGAAAGATGCTCCAGGTCCAGACAAAACTTCAAAGGGCccaagaaaagaaagaaatgtTGGACCAAGTGAAAAAATACCGAAAAGGAGTGTCAAAAGACTTGGATTTCTTGGATTCTAAGAAAAGTAAGGCGTTATCTAGGAAAGCtttggaaaaaaggaaaatgaagGACAGGAAGTTTGGCTTTGGGGGTAAAAAGAAAGGGTTGAAACAAAACACTAAAGAGAGTGCTTCTGATATAAGTGAATACAGGAGACCTAAGCCTGCTAATAAAGGAAAGGGAAATAAACCGGGGAACAAGAATGTTAAGAACAGACCAGGCAAGAATAGAAGAATTAAAgctagaaataagaaataa
- the LOC126742238 gene encoding PR domain zinc finger protein 10-like isoform X1 yields the protein MTKIDKNKHLFNNMEEQEKTVDENFQLDSIILNNWASKEEDISAPLHVLSLKMDNTKDENIPPAQIPTNNITNWSNPDDTINNSTLLYIAVEYLKNNEIDSSTPVPEQIPQDSFSEFQTPCVSPLDPNMSSAARYSPVQYEQSQNSIAPIVIHRYVSDDHSEPKDFDQNINTQSTLSSEINNVLCSSEENQYLQMINEENNITEAHEMQLMTDGDQQEVELLITDHTTGISYSVNAQDILVESCLENNQQLLDINSTTFNPSLTSLDNDSTLNPETSENLNSTIVTSVNEEAIKNYIDSLSNRSNCEDPCRRLTRNQCKEVIDSVSEEEHLLSRVYSITDKPILSMARASLPESHLLIVKIQEDNAVLAKKLIPKSSQFGPLKGALNLFSEENKNNYKYFMTLKTDSYVIDTSDENNSNWMCFVRHANTYEEQNLIITQEGNGVFFTAMRDIKPKEELKVGYSASYATRYNLPVLKPQQKNERKKWSGFECSEMFGISEELEKHFAMQDEDAKNFKRKYKKTNRIQSDQDVVECNICQRLFAPNISYLTLKKHLVHQHQFVGTDCGEQFTIHKYCQCNVCGMCYKAPALLNIHKLEHDPELPLDHPNHVCPQCQKKFPTRKQLVHHVASHSISRDITKDLKIKCHICHKWFGHSLRLQKHMLCHESNETKPLQCKDCNKRFLTTAGMAVHARGHLKPGENRYECPICRETFDQILHLKNHFPTHAQNNTYSCPVCSRTFQKYSMIRRHMKVHTERKIKCPDCPKIFKTQPFLKKHMLKHSDHKEFLCADCGKQFKRKDKLADHIKKMHMQRTMYGKSSVRLNPRKDGHVKKKANEPKDFHRFIYKCHSCLIGFKRRGMLVNHLAKRHPDVRPNSVPELNLPILQTMKEYQCQYCDKVYKSGTKRKMHILKAHPGAPLPTSSGEKTTARKVTATANPESCQWCHRQYARRSKLLQHIKKAHPALFAGEKEMMFKEKYKKSLSENMDKCSPNPQVESSREVQKSSVVIKSAMDPTFLNQEQNFQNILEKSHATTTDGNITEITPAVIDGLIDDDSKFCHLSIDENEIIQGGQLNSHNARLYRLLTSGNGMMPPR from the exons atgacAAAAATCGATAAGAATAAG CACCTATTTAACAATATGGAAGAACAGGAGAAAACGGTAGATGAAAATTTTCAACTAGACTctataatactaaataattggGCTTCCAAGGAGGAAGACATTAGTGCTCCACTGCATGTCTTATCG CTGAAAATGGACAACACCAAAGATGAAAACATTCCCCCGGCACAAATCCCCACCAATAACATAACAAATTGGAGCAACCCTGATGATACTATTAATAACAGCACTCTCCTATATATTGCA gTTGAATATCTGAAAAACAATGAAATAGATTCTAGCACACCAGTACCAGAACAAATTCCCCAAGACTCATTTTCAGAATTTCAGACTCCATGTGTAAGCCCTCTAGATCCAAATATGAGCTCTGCAGCCCGGTATAGTCCTGTTCAATATGAACAAAGTCAAAACTCTATTGCACCAATAGTTATCCACCGATATGTCTCAGATGATCACTCAGAACCCAAAGATTTtgaccaaaatattaatactcAGAGCACACTATCATCCGAGATCAATAATGTACTGTGCAGTTCAGAAGAAAACCAGTATCTACAAATGAttaatgaagaaaataatattactgAGGCTCATGAAATGCAATTAATGACTGATGGGGATCAGCAAGAGGTGGAACTGTTAATAACTGACCACACAACAG gtatatCATACAGTGTGAATGCTCAGGATATCCTGGTAGAGAGCTGCCTGGAAAACAATCAGCAATTGCTAGACATAAATTCAACCACTTTTAATCCTAGCCTTACCTCACTTGATAACGATAGCACTCTAAACCCTGAAACTAGTGAAAATCTGAATTCCACCATTGTGACATCAGTAAATGAGGAggctattaaaaattacattgactCATTATCAAATAGGAGCAACTGTGAGGATCCATGCCGAAGACTCACTAGGAACCAATGTAAAGAAGTGATAGATAGTGTTAGTGAGGAGGAGCATTTAT TATCCCGTGTCTACAGTATCACCGACAAGCCTATTTTGTCCATGGCCAGAGCCTCTTTACCAGAATCACACCTGTTGATCGTTAAAATCCAGGAAG ACAATGCCGTACTAGCAAAAAAACTAATACCTAAAAGCTCCCAATTCGGACCCTTAAAGGGAGCTTTAAACCTCTTTAGTGAAGAGAATAAGaacaattataaatattttatgacctTGAAGACTGACTCTTATGTGATAGATACTTCAGATGAAA ATAATTCAAACTGGATGTGCTTTGTAAGGCATGCGAATACTTATgaagaacaaaatttaataataacgcAGGAGGGTAACGGGGTGTTTTTTACAGCAATGAGAGATATCAAGCCAAAAGAAGAACTTAAA gtGGGTTACAGTGCTTCTTATGCCACCCGATACAATTTGCCGGTTCTAAAACCGCAACAGAAAAACGAACGAAAAAAGTGGAGCGGTTTCGAATGTTCGGAAATGTTTGGCATCTCGGAGGAATTGGAAAAGCACTTCGCCATGCAGGACGAGGATGCGAAAAACTTTAAACGAAAATATAAGAAAACCAATCGGATACAATCTGATCAAGACGTTGTGGAGTGTAACATTTGCCAGAGGCTGTTTGCCCCTAATATAAGTTACTTAACGTTAAAAAAGCATTTGGTACACCAGCACCAGTTTGTCGGGACCGATTGTGGAGAGCAGTTTACTATACATAA GTATTGCCAATGTAACGTTTGTGGCATGTGCTACAAGGCACCGGCCCTCCTAAACATACATAAACTGGAACACGACCCTGAACTACCGCTGGACCATCCGAACCACGTATGTCCGCAGTGTCAAAAGAAATTTCCCACCAGAAAACAGCTGGTGCACCACGTCGCCTCTCACTCCATATCGAGGGATATTACTAaagatttgaaaattaaatgtcaTATTTGTCATAAGTGGTTTGGTCACTCTCTTAGGTTGCAA AAACACATGTTGTGCCACGAGTCCAACGAAACCAAACCGTTACAATGCAAAGATTGCAACAAGCGTTTTTTAACGACCGCAGGCATGGCCGTACATGCCAGGGGCCACCTAAAGCCTGGAGAAAACCGATACGAATGTCCCATATGCCGCGAGACGTTCGATCAAATATTACACTTGAAAAATCACTTTCCCACTCACGCACAAAACAACACTTATTCGTGTCCCGTATGCAGCAGGACATTTCAAAAGTATTCGATGATCAGGAGACACATGAAAGTCCACACGGAGAGGAAAATTAAATGTCCGGACTGCCCTAAGATATTTAAGACGCAACCGTTCTTGAAAAAGCATATGCTGAAGCACTCGGATCATAAGGAGTTCTTATGCGCGGATTGCGGGAAGCAATTTAAGAGGAAGGATAAGTTGGCGGAtcatattaagaaaatgcacaTGCAAAGGACGATGTACGGGAAGAGTTCGGTAAGATTGAACCCGAGGAAGGACGGTCACGTGAAGAAAAAAGCGAATGAACCGAAGGATTTTCatcggtttatttataaatgtcaCTCCTGCTTGATTGGATTTAAAAGAAGAG GTATGTTGGTGAACCACTTAGCAAAAAGACACCCCGACGTAAGGCCTAACTCGGTACCCGAATTAAACTTACCAATACTCCAAACAATGAAAGAATACCAATGTCAATACTGTGATAAAGTTTACAAGAGCGGCACCAAacggaaaatgcatattttgaAGGCTCACCCGGGGGCACCCTTACCAACCTCATCTGG gGAGAAAACCACTGCTAGGAAAGTTACTGCCACGGCAAATCCGGAAAGTTGTCAATGGTGTCACAGACAATACGCTAGAAGAAGTAAATTGCTGCAGCATATAAAGAAAGCTCATCCCGCGTTATTTGCGGGAGAGAAAGAGATGATGTTTAAAGAaa AGTACAAGAAGAGCCTTTCAGAAAATATGGATAAATGCTCACCGAACCCACAAGTAGAATCTTCGAGAGAAGTCCAAAAATCGTCTGTCGTAATTAAATCCGCCATGGATCCCACTTTCCTTAATCAAGAGCAAAATTTCCagaatattttagagaaaaGCCATGCGACGACAACGGACGGCAATATAACGGAAATAACGCCGGCCGTCATTGATGGATTGATCGATGACGATTCGAAATTTTGCCATTTATCCATTGATGAGAATGAAATTATTCAAGGGGGGCAGTTAAACAGTCACAATGCAAGGCTGTATAGGTTACTTACAAGTGGAAATG gaATGATGCCTCCTAGATGA
- the LOC126742238 gene encoding PR domain zinc finger protein 10-like isoform X2: protein MEEQEKTVDENFQLDSIILNNWASKEEDISAPLHVLSLKMDNTKDENIPPAQIPTNNITNWSNPDDTINNSTLLYIAVEYLKNNEIDSSTPVPEQIPQDSFSEFQTPCVSPLDPNMSSAARYSPVQYEQSQNSIAPIVIHRYVSDDHSEPKDFDQNINTQSTLSSEINNVLCSSEENQYLQMINEENNITEAHEMQLMTDGDQQEVELLITDHTTGISYSVNAQDILVESCLENNQQLLDINSTTFNPSLTSLDNDSTLNPETSENLNSTIVTSVNEEAIKNYIDSLSNRSNCEDPCRRLTRNQCKEVIDSVSEEEHLLSRVYSITDKPILSMARASLPESHLLIVKIQEDNAVLAKKLIPKSSQFGPLKGALNLFSEENKNNYKYFMTLKTDSYVIDTSDENNSNWMCFVRHANTYEEQNLIITQEGNGVFFTAMRDIKPKEELKVGYSASYATRYNLPVLKPQQKNERKKWSGFECSEMFGISEELEKHFAMQDEDAKNFKRKYKKTNRIQSDQDVVECNICQRLFAPNISYLTLKKHLVHQHQFVGTDCGEQFTIHKYCQCNVCGMCYKAPALLNIHKLEHDPELPLDHPNHVCPQCQKKFPTRKQLVHHVASHSISRDITKDLKIKCHICHKWFGHSLRLQKHMLCHESNETKPLQCKDCNKRFLTTAGMAVHARGHLKPGENRYECPICRETFDQILHLKNHFPTHAQNNTYSCPVCSRTFQKYSMIRRHMKVHTERKIKCPDCPKIFKTQPFLKKHMLKHSDHKEFLCADCGKQFKRKDKLADHIKKMHMQRTMYGKSSVRLNPRKDGHVKKKANEPKDFHRFIYKCHSCLIGFKRRGMLVNHLAKRHPDVRPNSVPELNLPILQTMKEYQCQYCDKVYKSGTKRKMHILKAHPGAPLPTSSGEKTTARKVTATANPESCQWCHRQYARRSKLLQHIKKAHPALFAGEKEMMFKEKYKKSLSENMDKCSPNPQVESSREVQKSSVVIKSAMDPTFLNQEQNFQNILEKSHATTTDGNITEITPAVIDGLIDDDSKFCHLSIDENEIIQGGQLNSHNARLYRLLTSGNGMMPPR from the exons ATGGAAGAACAGGAGAAAACGGTAGATGAAAATTTTCAACTAGACTctataatactaaataattggGCTTCCAAGGAGGAAGACATTAGTGCTCCACTGCATGTCTTATCG CTGAAAATGGACAACACCAAAGATGAAAACATTCCCCCGGCACAAATCCCCACCAATAACATAACAAATTGGAGCAACCCTGATGATACTATTAATAACAGCACTCTCCTATATATTGCA gTTGAATATCTGAAAAACAATGAAATAGATTCTAGCACACCAGTACCAGAACAAATTCCCCAAGACTCATTTTCAGAATTTCAGACTCCATGTGTAAGCCCTCTAGATCCAAATATGAGCTCTGCAGCCCGGTATAGTCCTGTTCAATATGAACAAAGTCAAAACTCTATTGCACCAATAGTTATCCACCGATATGTCTCAGATGATCACTCAGAACCCAAAGATTTtgaccaaaatattaatactcAGAGCACACTATCATCCGAGATCAATAATGTACTGTGCAGTTCAGAAGAAAACCAGTATCTACAAATGAttaatgaagaaaataatattactgAGGCTCATGAAATGCAATTAATGACTGATGGGGATCAGCAAGAGGTGGAACTGTTAATAACTGACCACACAACAG gtatatCATACAGTGTGAATGCTCAGGATATCCTGGTAGAGAGCTGCCTGGAAAACAATCAGCAATTGCTAGACATAAATTCAACCACTTTTAATCCTAGCCTTACCTCACTTGATAACGATAGCACTCTAAACCCTGAAACTAGTGAAAATCTGAATTCCACCATTGTGACATCAGTAAATGAGGAggctattaaaaattacattgactCATTATCAAATAGGAGCAACTGTGAGGATCCATGCCGAAGACTCACTAGGAACCAATGTAAAGAAGTGATAGATAGTGTTAGTGAGGAGGAGCATTTAT TATCCCGTGTCTACAGTATCACCGACAAGCCTATTTTGTCCATGGCCAGAGCCTCTTTACCAGAATCACACCTGTTGATCGTTAAAATCCAGGAAG ACAATGCCGTACTAGCAAAAAAACTAATACCTAAAAGCTCCCAATTCGGACCCTTAAAGGGAGCTTTAAACCTCTTTAGTGAAGAGAATAAGaacaattataaatattttatgacctTGAAGACTGACTCTTATGTGATAGATACTTCAGATGAAA ATAATTCAAACTGGATGTGCTTTGTAAGGCATGCGAATACTTATgaagaacaaaatttaataataacgcAGGAGGGTAACGGGGTGTTTTTTACAGCAATGAGAGATATCAAGCCAAAAGAAGAACTTAAA gtGGGTTACAGTGCTTCTTATGCCACCCGATACAATTTGCCGGTTCTAAAACCGCAACAGAAAAACGAACGAAAAAAGTGGAGCGGTTTCGAATGTTCGGAAATGTTTGGCATCTCGGAGGAATTGGAAAAGCACTTCGCCATGCAGGACGAGGATGCGAAAAACTTTAAACGAAAATATAAGAAAACCAATCGGATACAATCTGATCAAGACGTTGTGGAGTGTAACATTTGCCAGAGGCTGTTTGCCCCTAATATAAGTTACTTAACGTTAAAAAAGCATTTGGTACACCAGCACCAGTTTGTCGGGACCGATTGTGGAGAGCAGTTTACTATACATAA GTATTGCCAATGTAACGTTTGTGGCATGTGCTACAAGGCACCGGCCCTCCTAAACATACATAAACTGGAACACGACCCTGAACTACCGCTGGACCATCCGAACCACGTATGTCCGCAGTGTCAAAAGAAATTTCCCACCAGAAAACAGCTGGTGCACCACGTCGCCTCTCACTCCATATCGAGGGATATTACTAaagatttgaaaattaaatgtcaTATTTGTCATAAGTGGTTTGGTCACTCTCTTAGGTTGCAA AAACACATGTTGTGCCACGAGTCCAACGAAACCAAACCGTTACAATGCAAAGATTGCAACAAGCGTTTTTTAACGACCGCAGGCATGGCCGTACATGCCAGGGGCCACCTAAAGCCTGGAGAAAACCGATACGAATGTCCCATATGCCGCGAGACGTTCGATCAAATATTACACTTGAAAAATCACTTTCCCACTCACGCACAAAACAACACTTATTCGTGTCCCGTATGCAGCAGGACATTTCAAAAGTATTCGATGATCAGGAGACACATGAAAGTCCACACGGAGAGGAAAATTAAATGTCCGGACTGCCCTAAGATATTTAAGACGCAACCGTTCTTGAAAAAGCATATGCTGAAGCACTCGGATCATAAGGAGTTCTTATGCGCGGATTGCGGGAAGCAATTTAAGAGGAAGGATAAGTTGGCGGAtcatattaagaaaatgcacaTGCAAAGGACGATGTACGGGAAGAGTTCGGTAAGATTGAACCCGAGGAAGGACGGTCACGTGAAGAAAAAAGCGAATGAACCGAAGGATTTTCatcggtttatttataaatgtcaCTCCTGCTTGATTGGATTTAAAAGAAGAG GTATGTTGGTGAACCACTTAGCAAAAAGACACCCCGACGTAAGGCCTAACTCGGTACCCGAATTAAACTTACCAATACTCCAAACAATGAAAGAATACCAATGTCAATACTGTGATAAAGTTTACAAGAGCGGCACCAAacggaaaatgcatattttgaAGGCTCACCCGGGGGCACCCTTACCAACCTCATCTGG gGAGAAAACCACTGCTAGGAAAGTTACTGCCACGGCAAATCCGGAAAGTTGTCAATGGTGTCACAGACAATACGCTAGAAGAAGTAAATTGCTGCAGCATATAAAGAAAGCTCATCCCGCGTTATTTGCGGGAGAGAAAGAGATGATGTTTAAAGAaa AGTACAAGAAGAGCCTTTCAGAAAATATGGATAAATGCTCACCGAACCCACAAGTAGAATCTTCGAGAGAAGTCCAAAAATCGTCTGTCGTAATTAAATCCGCCATGGATCCCACTTTCCTTAATCAAGAGCAAAATTTCCagaatattttagagaaaaGCCATGCGACGACAACGGACGGCAATATAACGGAAATAACGCCGGCCGTCATTGATGGATTGATCGATGACGATTCGAAATTTTGCCATTTATCCATTGATGAGAATGAAATTATTCAAGGGGGGCAGTTAAACAGTCACAATGCAAGGCTGTATAGGTTACTTACAAGTGGAAATG gaATGATGCCTCCTAGATGA